The window CGAAAGCGGCCCGCCGATCCGGAGAGCCTCTCCTCCGCGATGCGGAGGGCGTCGGCATCGCGGTCCAGCCCGAGGAGGCAGGCTCCAGCCCCGGCCTCGAGGATGGCCCGGCCGTGTCCGCCCATGCCCAGCGTGCAGTCCACGAACCAGCCGCCGCCCTCAGGACGAAGGGCCTCCACCACCTCCCGAACCATCACCGGAACGTGGAGAGGTTCCGCTTCCATCCCTCGCCTCCCGGAGGATCTTGGATACGTACCGGACCGCGTCCTCCGTCAGGGGTTCCCGCGCCTCATACTCGTTCAGGACCTCTTCGTTCCAGACTTCGAGGACGCCGGTGGCGTGGCCGATGATCACCACGTCCCCGTCCATCCTCGTGTGCTTGCGAATGTGCTGAGGGATGAATAGCCTCCCCTGCCCGTCCACTTCCTGCTCGTCGCCGTACCGGCCCACCGTGGTGAGAAAGCGGTTCACCAC is drawn from Acidobacteriota bacterium and contains these coding sequences:
- a CDS encoding division/cell wall cluster transcriptional repressor MraZ; protein product: MFRGSAAAKIDEKGRLKVPSKFREVLRQNYGAQVFMTSFGNPSLKVYPLSEWIRNEKTLREGQYAEDPVVNRFLTTVGRYGDEQEVDGQGRLFIPQHIRKHTRMDGDVVIIGHATGVLEVWNEEVLNEYEAREPLTEDAVRYVSKILREARDGSGTSPRSGDGSGGGGGPSS